AGTAATACCGGAGCTATTATTGGATAAGGATCTTAATAGAATAGATATCATGTACGATTTAACTGGATTCCAGCGAGACCTGCTGTACGCTGTCGCTGGGTTTGACAAGCCTCATGGCCTTGCCATCAAAGAAGAACTGGAGAATTACTACGAGAAAGAGATTCACCACGGCCGACTGTATCCGAATCTGGATACCCTCGTTGACAAAGGATTGGTTGAGAAAGGTGAGAAGGATCAGAGAACAAACGTATACAGTATCACCAGACGCGGCCAGCGGGAATTTGAGGCTCGTCGAGAGTGGGAAGATCAGTACGTCGACCTCTGATCACCAGAAGGCGCAATAGTACAAG
This genomic interval from Haloterrigena sp. KLK7 contains the following:
- a CDS encoding PadR family transcriptional regulator; its protein translation is MYDLTGFQRDLLYAVAGFDKPHGLAIKEELENYYEKEIHHGRLYPNLDTLVDKGLVEKGEKDQRTNVYSITRRGQREFEARREWEDQYVDL